A genome region from Myxococcota bacterium includes the following:
- a CDS encoding pyridoxal-phosphate dependent enzyme — protein sequence MSLHIVTPLLYSPGLKCWLKMDALQPAGSFKIRGIGHLCEYYAHEGQAKCFVSSSGGNAGIAVSYAGQKLGIPVEVVVPKTSSPLMIDKIKSLGANVTVHGEDWNGADARVQAMLRENEGYAYIPPFNHPKIWDGHASIIREVAAEHIKPDVVIVAVGGGGLLCGIVQGLHEQGWNDVPVIAAETEGAASMAAALKAGEPVTLDSIETVATSLGAKRVCDQAIAWSERHEIISAVVSDKQALDACAHFANEQRVLVEPACGAALAAIKHRYKSPLVIVCGGNGVSLDLVNAWSHNLRGQL from the coding sequence ATGTCTTTGCATATTGTAACGCCTCTACTTTATTCGCCCGGCTTGAAATGCTGGTTGAAAATGGATGCTCTGCAGCCAGCGGGCTCTTTCAAAATACGCGGTATCGGCCATTTGTGCGAGTATTACGCTCATGAAGGGCAGGCCAAATGCTTTGTGTCTTCTTCCGGAGGAAACGCAGGCATTGCTGTTTCTTACGCTGGTCAGAAATTAGGTATTCCTGTTGAGGTGGTCGTTCCTAAGACTTCTTCGCCTTTAATGATAGACAAAATCAAGAGCCTTGGTGCTAATGTCACGGTGCATGGCGAAGACTGGAATGGGGCAGACGCGCGTGTCCAAGCGATGCTTCGTGAAAATGAAGGCTATGCCTATATCCCCCCTTTCAACCATCCAAAGATTTGGGATGGTCACGCCAGTATTATCCGTGAAGTAGCTGCTGAGCATATTAAACCAGACGTCGTCATCGTTGCCGTAGGTGGCGGTGGGCTGCTTTGCGGCATTGTTCAAGGCCTTCATGAGCAAGGCTGGAACGATGTGCCTGTTATTGCCGCTGAAACAGAAGGTGCGGCTTCTATGGCGGCCGCGCTAAAAGCTGGCGAGCCAGTGACTTTAGATTCGATCGAAACCGTTGCGACCTCTTTAGGTGCTAAACGCGTGTGCGATCAAGCCATCGCTTGGAGCGAGCGGCACGAAATAATATCGGCTGTCGTTTCCGATAAACAGGCTCTAGATGCCTGTGCCCATTTTGCCAATGAACAACGTGTTTTGGTTGAACCCGCTTGTGGCGCGGCACTGGCAGCAATTAAGCATCGCTATAAAAGTCCTTTGGTGATTGTTTGCGGTGGCAATGGCGTGAGCTTGGATTTGGTTAACGCATGGTCTCACAATCTAAGGGGACAACTTTGA
- a CDS encoding response regulator: MSKTIMVVDDDDLLRELVANEFETKGYKVHLAGNGIEALKILEENPDISIILSDVRMPKMDGIELLKNVKAKDPKTPVFIFISGYSDYEPSEINAMGADRVFDKPFNINKIFEAVSKLSP, translated from the coding sequence ATGTCTAAGACAATTATGGTCGTAGATGATGACGATTTACTGAGAGAACTCGTCGCAAATGAATTTGAAACCAAAGGCTATAAGGTGCATTTGGCAGGCAATGGTATAGAAGCGCTGAAAATTTTAGAGGAAAATCCTGATATCTCCATCATTCTCTCAGACGTACGCATGCCAAAAATGGACGGCATCGAATTGCTCAAAAATGTCAAAGCCAAAGATCCCAAAACACCCGTGTTTATATTTATCTCTGGCTATAGCGACTACGAGCCTAGCGAAATTAATGCCATGGGCGCCGACAGGGTGTTCGACAAGCCCTTTAATATTAACAAGATATTCGAAGCGGTTTCAAAGTTGTCCCCTTAG
- a CDS encoding AAA family ATPase, with the protein MQNPTFHITKALGHTGHRAEFQGETADGLPVLIYHYLGASSAQVPKWQQILFEAGQIANLDHPGLQKYPICKEDKSGIFLVQELMSSQPLSRDPDSTTSLSQFYAIAKSLLTALAYCHERKVLHKNICPESIFVDADRQAYILGNFAIFEQLNQSLMTEGPSSFNLVYGSPELTGRMNRPVEEPSDLYSLGCLFYAFLSGKPPFAFEKPNELIYAHLALVPTALNLVQSDIPAELSNLIAKLLAKEPADRYRSANGVLADIIALEKGELTRLGALDRQRTFFISDKLYGRAAQVQAAVDHFKGMGPGHMNVLSVGGFSGIGKTRLVQELYKPLTARSGSLISGKFEQYAQGKPYAGLIQALTQYCNQLLTLDNPSLVRFKQEFETLIGPSGRALTDLVPALALIVGEQPALEEVAVEVNELRLHRALESLLSLIASESTPAVLFLDDMQWVDRVSVKFLTYLLTKNRVPNLHLVFAYRSNEVDETSPFIIMCEELRHNPFLVWLDLEVPPLKLESVTALVADTLNTGHKQVETLAEAIFAKTQGNPFFVKQMLQSAYTNGIIKQSDQGWQFDVEAVASSQFADDVVSFMIGKISTYPEQTQDLSNLAAVIGTRFSLELLHQLTDLPQDVIYEHLHPLIADNLIIEGKNFLTFAHDRVQEACYKICSEEERTRRHLRVGKALDPAQIFEVVEHLNQAKSLLLESGERRNLGLLNYQAGSKALASSAYGIAYNLLTEALALCEDETFYDLYAAHAQAAHCEAHYDIAEASIKKCFALSSDVLHNERIITLYNELLFLTNRHQENIAFGLSMLARLGFKFPTRAHKGHVLVKYAKLLWAGGWRNPNHWANLPPCTDRRIAAVLNIINYTIPSCYMVNSDMFGLLSIHMAYLALKNGFNKDAAFGFGAVAVLEAGTFKLLKRGFKWRQLAKTVSEQYPDLRVAAQLQFISSLFGDQWRMPLAALAKEYKQAAALNQEVGVLHWADYALAFSSCPRVFCQQKTLNEIEDESLACLKFHTPHKDREVINNQKFIIDYIRELRGNAASLAPLLEPASYAQEMTQNGNLMSRAHYEVFAQLKFMLKEQPLENMRVGLAFAFRSIDLNGLLLELFHRFAFLIGWYSAPSNQITWSEKLFGSLYAGFSLFCMRLWTKGCPENYMGYYQLALAERESSRQNYSKAKQHFMYAIHTAQQANWFIQAFAWQRFAAFETMRGKHEIAEVFCREAYRLYKFWDCASQCDFLQQLYPDFNLKGETLPEKVAAPTSTEFSEIDKIVLGIANQSTLPELIEYALKVILETAGAQRVVLLRLDANKQPIVKACTENSQGGSKTEMYPSTCQFSSSLVTYVARTGEPHVIADSKRDEQFERDAYFANASSRSVLCFPVIAQQELVYIIYLENSLATGMFTNKQTTFLNLISSQFAETMMRMRATEELLEETVSRNMLEQMMNAIGDLLFLIDDKGKIILVNHAAMGALGYDAEGLKDTKITHWIHAEQGGEWLDGELSEFQDINCNARTRDATEIPLLVSARRYKQKDRSLGAVVYAKDLRESRMSAAIKERLERELQDIQVGMVAQSRLAALGEMAGGVAHEINTPLASIELIVGRLSKLAEQEPVDAAQLASLSALVGKTVNRIASIVRGLRTFSRDGAQDPFLPTNVKQIVDDTLALCSEKFKNAGIDIGVLVDEQLSIDCRATQISQVLLNLMNNACDAMENNEQKWIRIEASSQDTMVEITVTDSGVWASEEAKKMIFQPFFTTKEVNKGTGLGLSVSQGIIASHGGVLELDMKTVNTQFVIKLPKRVQHV; encoded by the coding sequence ATGCAGAATCCAACTTTTCATATTACTAAAGCTCTTGGCCATACGGGGCATCGTGCGGAATTCCAGGGTGAGACGGCCGACGGGCTGCCTGTATTAATCTACCATTATTTAGGCGCAAGTTCAGCCCAGGTGCCGAAATGGCAGCAAATTTTGTTTGAAGCCGGTCAAATTGCCAACCTAGACCATCCGGGCCTTCAAAAATATCCAATTTGCAAAGAAGACAAAAGCGGCATTTTCCTGGTGCAGGAGCTTATGTCATCCCAGCCTTTGAGCCGGGATCCAGACTCGACAACCAGCCTTTCTCAGTTTTACGCCATCGCGAAATCTCTGCTAACTGCCCTAGCCTATTGCCATGAACGCAAAGTTCTTCACAAAAACATTTGTCCCGAAAGTATCTTTGTCGATGCAGATCGCCAAGCCTACATATTAGGCAACTTTGCCATCTTCGAACAATTGAACCAAAGCCTGATGACGGAGGGCCCCTCCAGCTTCAATTTAGTCTATGGCTCGCCAGAGCTCACCGGCAGAATGAATCGGCCGGTTGAGGAGCCTAGCGATTTATATTCACTCGGCTGTTTGTTTTACGCATTCCTATCGGGTAAGCCGCCTTTTGCCTTCGAAAAGCCCAACGAATTAATCTACGCTCACCTAGCGTTGGTGCCCACCGCACTAAACTTAGTACAATCTGATATTCCGGCCGAGCTGTCCAATCTTATTGCCAAGTTATTAGCCAAAGAGCCGGCAGACCGCTATCGCAGCGCAAACGGCGTGCTCGCAGACATTATTGCTTTAGAAAAAGGCGAACTCACCCGCCTGGGGGCTTTGGATAGGCAGCGCACTTTCTTCATTTCCGACAAGCTCTACGGCAGAGCCGCGCAGGTTCAAGCGGCTGTGGATCATTTTAAAGGCATGGGGCCTGGGCACATGAATGTGCTGTCAGTAGGTGGTTTTTCTGGCATCGGTAAAACCCGGCTGGTACAGGAATTGTACAAACCCCTGACCGCACGCAGTGGCAGTTTGATATCTGGTAAGTTCGAGCAATATGCCCAAGGCAAGCCTTACGCCGGCTTAATTCAGGCTTTAACGCAATACTGCAATCAATTGTTAACGTTGGATAACCCCTCGCTGGTTCGATTTAAGCAAGAATTTGAAACGCTCATCGGTCCAAGTGGCCGTGCGCTCACCGACTTGGTGCCGGCATTGGCACTGATTGTTGGCGAGCAGCCGGCTCTTGAAGAAGTTGCGGTGGAGGTGAATGAGCTCCGGCTGCATCGCGCCCTCGAAAGCTTGCTATCGCTGATTGCTTCTGAATCAACGCCCGCAGTGCTTTTTCTGGACGACATGCAGTGGGTGGATAGGGTTAGTGTCAAGTTTCTAACTTATCTGCTGACTAAAAATCGCGTGCCGAATCTGCATTTGGTGTTTGCCTATCGAAGCAACGAGGTGGATGAAACCAGTCCGTTTATCATCATGTGCGAGGAACTTCGCCATAACCCGTTCCTTGTCTGGCTCGATTTGGAAGTACCGCCGCTAAAATTAGAAAGCGTCACCGCTTTGGTAGCAGACACTTTAAATACCGGTCACAAACAAGTCGAAACTCTGGCAGAAGCCATTTTCGCCAAAACGCAAGGAAACCCCTTCTTCGTCAAACAGATGCTGCAATCCGCGTACACCAATGGCATCATCAAACAGTCGGACCAAGGCTGGCAGTTTGATGTCGAAGCGGTGGCATCTTCTCAATTCGCTGACGATGTCGTCAGCTTCATGATTGGCAAGATATCGACTTACCCCGAGCAAACGCAGGACTTAAGCAACTTGGCGGCGGTCATTGGCACCCGTTTTTCATTGGAGTTGCTGCATCAACTAACCGATTTGCCACAGGATGTGATTTACGAACATCTGCATCCACTCATCGCAGATAACCTAATTATAGAAGGAAAAAATTTCTTAACCTTTGCGCATGATCGGGTCCAGGAGGCTTGTTACAAAATCTGTTCCGAAGAGGAGCGAACACGCCGGCATCTGCGAGTAGGCAAAGCACTGGACCCTGCTCAAATCTTCGAAGTGGTCGAGCATCTTAATCAGGCCAAAAGCCTTCTCCTCGAAAGCGGGGAGCGCAGAAATTTGGGACTTCTAAACTACCAAGCCGGTAGCAAAGCCTTGGCCAGTTCGGCCTATGGCATTGCTTATAACTTGCTCACCGAAGCGCTCGCGCTGTGCGAAGACGAGACTTTTTACGACCTGTATGCCGCCCATGCGCAGGCGGCACATTGTGAAGCGCATTATGACATTGCCGAAGCTTCAATTAAAAAATGCTTCGCTTTGAGTTCAGACGTTTTGCATAACGAGCGCATTATTACCCTTTATAACGAGCTCCTTTTTTTAACTAATCGACACCAGGAAAACATTGCGTTCGGACTGAGCATGCTGGCTAGGCTGGGATTTAAATTTCCTACTAGAGCACATAAAGGACACGTGCTCGTCAAGTATGCAAAATTGTTGTGGGCGGGTGGTTGGCGCAATCCCAATCATTGGGCAAATCTGCCGCCTTGCACTGATCGGCGGATTGCTGCTGTGCTCAACATCATTAACTACACGATTCCATCTTGCTACATGGTGAACAGCGACATGTTCGGCTTGCTTAGTATCCACATGGCGTATTTGGCGCTTAAAAACGGATTTAATAAAGACGCCGCGTTCGGCTTCGGGGCAGTCGCGGTGCTAGAAGCTGGGACTTTCAAACTTCTCAAGCGAGGCTTTAAATGGCGGCAACTGGCTAAGACCGTCAGCGAGCAATATCCGGATCTTAGAGTGGCCGCTCAGCTGCAATTTATCTCATCGCTGTTTGGCGATCAGTGGCGCATGCCTTTGGCGGCGCTAGCCAAAGAGTACAAACAAGCGGCTGCTTTAAATCAAGAGGTCGGCGTTTTGCATTGGGCCGATTACGCTTTGGCCTTTTCCTCATGCCCCAGGGTATTTTGCCAGCAAAAAACGTTGAATGAAATCGAGGACGAGAGCTTAGCCTGTCTGAAGTTTCATACACCGCATAAAGACCGGGAAGTGATTAACAACCAAAAATTTATTATTGATTATATTAGAGAACTTAGAGGTAATGCGGCGAGCCTGGCGCCCCTGCTTGAGCCGGCAAGCTACGCCCAAGAAATGACTCAAAATGGCAACCTAATGTCGCGCGCTCATTATGAAGTGTTTGCCCAGCTAAAATTCATGCTGAAAGAGCAACCGCTGGAAAATATGCGCGTTGGCCTGGCGTTCGCGTTTCGTTCCATTGATTTAAATGGCCTGTTGCTGGAGCTGTTTCATCGATTTGCGTTCTTAATCGGCTGGTACAGCGCACCGAGCAATCAAATCACGTGGTCGGAAAAATTATTTGGTAGTTTATACGCGGGCTTTAGTCTCTTTTGCATGCGCCTATGGACCAAAGGTTGTCCTGAAAACTACATGGGGTATTACCAACTTGCCTTAGCAGAGCGAGAATCCTCCAGACAAAACTATTCTAAGGCTAAACAGCATTTCATGTATGCCATTCACACAGCTCAACAGGCTAATTGGTTTATTCAGGCCTTCGCCTGGCAGCGTTTTGCGGCGTTTGAAACAATGCGGGGCAAGCATGAAATTGCCGAAGTCTTTTGCAGGGAAGCTTATCGACTTTACAAGTTTTGGGACTGCGCCAGTCAATGCGACTTTTTGCAGCAGCTCTACCCCGATTTCAATTTAAAAGGCGAAACCCTGCCAGAAAAAGTAGCGGCTCCCACGTCTACGGAATTTAGTGAAATCGATAAGATTGTTCTCGGCATCGCCAATCAGTCAACTTTGCCTGAATTAATCGAGTATGCCCTAAAAGTGATTTTGGAGACCGCGGGCGCGCAGCGGGTTGTGCTCTTACGACTGGACGCTAATAAACAGCCCATTGTCAAGGCATGCACCGAGAACAGCCAGGGAGGGTCTAAAACAGAAATGTATCCGAGTACGTGCCAGTTTTCGAGCTCGTTAGTCACCTATGTCGCGAGAACGGGCGAGCCGCATGTCATTGCTGATTCTAAAAGAGACGAGCAATTCGAGCGCGACGCCTATTTTGCGAATGCGTCTTCTCGCTCCGTTTTATGCTTTCCCGTCATCGCTCAGCAAGAGCTAGTTTATATTATCTATTTGGAAAATAGCCTGGCAACTGGCATGTTTACCAACAAACAAACCACCTTCTTAAACCTGATTTCATCCCAGTTTGCAGAAACCATGATGCGCATGCGAGCCACCGAAGAACTCTTAGAAGAGACAGTATCTCGCAACATGCTTGAGCAAATGATGAATGCCATCGGCGACTTGCTCTTTTTAATCGACGATAAAGGCAAAATTATCTTAGTCAATCATGCGGCGATGGGCGCACTTGGCTACGACGCCGAAGGCTTAAAAGACACCAAAATCACCCATTGGATTCACGCTGAACAAGGCGGAGAATGGCTAGATGGTGAACTCAGCGAATTCCAAGATATTAACTGCAATGCCCGCACCCGAGATGCCACCGAAATCCCCTTGCTGGTTTCAGCAAGGCGTTACAAACAAAAAGACCGAAGCTTAGGCGCGGTAGTGTATGCCAAAGACCTGCGCGAATCCCGCATGAGCGCGGCCATCAAAGAAAGGCTCGAAAGAGAACTTCAAGACATCCAAGTAGGTATGGTGGCTCAAAGTCGCTTAGCTGCGTTAGGCGAAATGGCAGGCGGCGTAGCGCATGAAATCAACACTCCCCTTGCTAGTATTGAACTTATCGTTGGACGCCTCAGCAAACTGGCAGAACAAGAGCCGGTAGATGCCGCGCAACTCGCGAGCCTTAGCGCGCTCGTTGGTAAAACGGTGAACCGCATTGCATCTATTGTGAGAGGCCTTCGGACCTTCTCTAGAGACGGCGCCCAGGATCCATTTTTGCCTACCAATGTTAAGCAAATCGTAGATGACACGTTGGCGCTTTGCTCTGAAAAGTTCAAAAATGCTGGGATTGATATTGGAGTATTAGTTGATGAGCAGTTGAGCATCGACTGCAGAGCTACCCAGATTTCTCAAGTGTTGCTCAATTTGATGAACAATGCCTGCGACGCCATGGAAAACAACGAACAAAAGTGGATTCGCATTGAGGCGAGTTCACAAGATACCATGGTTGAAATCACGGTAACCGATAGTGGCGTTTGGGCGTCTGAAGAAGCTAAAAAAATGATTTTCCAGCCCTTCTTCACCACCAAAGAGGTTAACAAGGGCACTGGGCTCGGTCTCAGCGTGTCGCAAGGCATTATTGCAAGCCACGGAGGCGTTTTAGAATTGGATATGAAGACGGTTAACACCCAATTTGTGATAAAACTACCTAAGAGGGTGCAACATGTCTAA
- a CDS encoding (2Fe-2S) ferredoxin domain-containing protein yields MLKKHIFLCCDQTKPKCCSLEEGMESWHYLKARIKELGLKGEILRTKANCLQVCENGPIAVVYPEGVWYDRCTPEKLEQILQQML; encoded by the coding sequence ATGCTAAAGAAACATATCTTTCTATGTTGCGACCAAACCAAGCCTAAATGCTGCTCTTTAGAAGAAGGCATGGAATCTTGGCACTATTTAAAGGCCCGCATCAAGGAACTTGGACTAAAAGGCGAAATCCTGCGCACCAAAGCCAATTGCCTGCAAGTTTGCGAAAATGGGCCCATCGCGGTCGTTTACCCGGAGGGCGTTTGGTATGACCGCTGCACGCCGGAAAAACTGGAACAAATACTGCAGCAGATGCTCTAA
- the lipA gene encoding lipoyl synthase gives MRSLLRLPPEFRKGIGYNSQKSDVFKLLRRAKLNTVCEEAKCPNLTECFSNKTATFMILGDTCTRRCHFCAVKTGRGLPPDPNEPENLANAVRELGLEHVVVTSVDRDDLPDLGASHFAACIHALRRISGLTIELLTPDFKNRPEPVQTVLDAGPDIWGHNTESVPRLYKQVRPQSHFDVTLGLLSRLGAERDLIVKSGIMVGLGESDNEVSETLKLIRQTGVSIITIGQYLRPSLKHWPVERYVAPESYTRWQNEAKTLGFKACYAGPFVRSSYHAKETYLSMLRPNQA, from the coding sequence GTGAGGTCTCTGCTTCGATTGCCACCGGAGTTTCGCAAAGGGATTGGTTACAATTCTCAAAAGAGCGATGTTTTTAAACTTTTGCGCCGGGCCAAGCTTAATACCGTTTGCGAAGAGGCAAAGTGCCCAAACCTAACCGAGTGCTTCAGCAATAAAACCGCCACGTTTATGATTTTGGGCGATACTTGCACCCGGCGGTGCCATTTTTGTGCCGTAAAGACCGGGCGAGGCTTGCCGCCTGACCCAAACGAACCTGAAAATCTCGCCAATGCCGTGCGGGAGCTCGGCCTGGAACATGTGGTCGTGACCAGCGTCGATCGAGATGATTTGCCTGATTTAGGCGCTTCACACTTTGCCGCTTGCATACATGCGCTTCGGCGAATCTCAGGACTCACCATTGAGCTCCTCACACCCGATTTTAAAAACCGGCCTGAGCCTGTCCAAACCGTGCTCGATGCCGGTCCTGATATTTGGGGTCACAACACAGAGAGCGTTCCTAGGCTGTATAAGCAAGTCAGGCCCCAATCGCATTTTGATGTCACGCTAGGCTTATTGAGCCGGCTGGGAGCTGAGCGAGATTTGATCGTCAAAAGCGGCATCATGGTCGGCCTTGGGGAGTCGGACAATGAAGTGAGCGAGACCCTCAAGCTGATTAGACAAACAGGCGTCTCCATTATCACCATCGGGCAATACCTGCGGCCTAGCCTGAAGCACTGGCCGGTAGAGCGCTATGTCGCTCCTGAGAGTTATACTCGTTGGCAAAATGAAGCCAAAACGTTAGGGTTTAAAGCCTGCTATGCCGGGCCATTTGTGAGAAGCAGCTACCATGCTAAAGAAACATATCTTTCTATGTTGCGACCAAACCAAGCCTAA
- a CDS encoding DUF2505 family protein produces the protein MSTTFKLEHEFPTIPVDVFEKYLNHPELCSMLSALPSFKSRELVEHQELTSGERYWCFKVSAGGELPPAIAKIASPELFSWLEKGTFNPKEHTLSFVIEPLAAKSKFESTGKFTYTKLKKGTLRVFEGEMNVKIPFVGKLVEGFLLAELKKNYAVEPEIQTKFHEMMMKA, from the coding sequence ATGAGCACAACCTTCAAACTCGAACATGAATTTCCCACCATTCCCGTCGACGTTTTTGAAAAATACTTGAACCATCCTGAGCTTTGCTCGATGCTTTCGGCCCTCCCCTCTTTTAAGAGTCGGGAGCTGGTTGAGCATCAAGAATTAACCAGCGGTGAAAGGTATTGGTGCTTTAAAGTTTCGGCGGGTGGGGAGTTGCCCCCAGCGATCGCTAAGATTGCATCGCCTGAGCTATTTAGTTGGCTAGAAAAAGGCACGTTTAATCCGAAGGAGCACACGCTCAGCTTTGTGATTGAGCCTCTAGCCGCGAAATCTAAGTTTGAGAGCACAGGAAAGTTTACCTACACCAAACTGAAAAAAGGCACCCTGCGCGTTTTTGAAGGCGAGATGAACGTGAAAATCCCTTTTGTCGGCAAGCTGGTTGAAGGATTTTTATTGGCCGAACTCAAGAAAAATTACGCCGTTGAACCAGAGATTCAGACAAAATTCCATGAAATGATGATGAAAGCGTGA
- the glyA gene encoding serine hydroxymethyltransferase: protein MSILAQTDPLIAGFIEDERRRQFEGLELIASENYVSPAVLEAVGSILTNKYAEGYPGARYYAGCEFIDEIERVAIERAKQLFGAEHANVQPHSGANANLAVYMAAVNPGDTVLAMNLDHGGHLTHGAKINFSGRLYNIIPYGVSAETGLIDYDELERMAFKERPKLIIAGASAYARVIDFARFADIAKKVEAKLFVDMAHIAGLVATGLHPSPIPHADFVTSTTHKTLRGPRGGLILCKAEHQKAVDSRVFPGTQGGPLMHVIAGKAVCFNEAMQPEFKTYQLQVLENARALAKALTAQGFDLVSGGTDNHLVLVDLRSKGINGKLAEEALAKAHIVVNKNKVPFDPASPQAPSGMRVGTPALTSRGMGVAQMQVIAKWIDQILQAPIDASLQEDIKSQVSQLVKAFPVR, encoded by the coding sequence ATGTCTATTCTGGCGCAAACAGATCCTTTAATCGCTGGCTTTATTGAAGATGAGCGTCGGCGCCAGTTTGAAGGCTTGGAGCTTATTGCCAGTGAGAATTATGTTTCGCCAGCCGTGCTTGAGGCAGTCGGCAGCATTTTAACCAATAAGTACGCAGAGGGTTACCCTGGTGCGCGTTATTATGCAGGTTGTGAGTTCATTGATGAAATTGAACGTGTAGCGATTGAGCGTGCTAAACAGTTGTTCGGTGCAGAGCACGCCAACGTACAGCCTCATTCGGGTGCGAACGCAAATCTTGCAGTCTACATGGCTGCAGTGAACCCCGGCGATACCGTCTTGGCAATGAACCTCGACCATGGCGGCCATTTGACCCATGGCGCCAAGATTAATTTTTCTGGGCGTTTATACAATATTATCCCTTACGGCGTTTCGGCGGAAACGGGTTTGATCGACTATGATGAGCTTGAGCGAATGGCGTTTAAAGAACGGCCTAAGCTCATCATCGCAGGGGCGTCTGCCTATGCGCGTGTGATTGATTTCGCGCGCTTTGCAGATATTGCGAAAAAGGTTGAAGCCAAGCTTTTTGTGGACATGGCCCACATTGCTGGGCTGGTGGCGACTGGTTTGCATCCATCGCCCATTCCGCATGCAGATTTTGTGACCAGTACCACCCATAAGACACTTCGTGGTCCTCGTGGTGGTTTGATCCTCTGCAAAGCTGAACATCAAAAGGCTGTCGATTCCAGGGTGTTCCCAGGAACGCAGGGCGGCCCGCTCATGCATGTGATTGCAGGTAAGGCTGTATGTTTTAACGAAGCGATGCAGCCGGAGTTTAAGACATATCAACTGCAAGTTTTGGAAAACGCGCGAGCACTGGCTAAAGCGCTAACCGCCCAAGGCTTTGACTTGGTTTCGGGCGGAACAGATAATCATTTGGTTTTAGTTGATTTACGCAGCAAGGGCATCAACGGCAAATTGGCTGAAGAAGCATTGGCCAAAGCGCACATAGTGGTTAATAAAAACAAAGTGCCTTTTGATCCTGCATCTCCTCAGGCGCCTTCTGGCATGCGTGTAGGAACGCCGGCGTTGACATCTCGCGGAATGGGAGTTGCTCAGATGCAGGTCATTGCTAAATGGATAGATCAGATATTACAGGCGCCCATCGATGCATCGTTGCAAGAAGATATCAAAAGCCAAGTGAGCCAGTTGGTTAAAGCGTTTCCGGTCCGCTGA
- the rph gene encoding ribonuclease PH, which yields MTPIMRQDGRKPQDLRSITFQKRFIEHHPGSVLVCYGKTKVVVTATISNQLPQHRKEIGKGWLSAEYGMLPGSTHDRKSRPGPKGPDGRSIEIQRLIGRALRQAVDIDQLGPRAITVDCDVLQADGGTRTAAITGGWVAIALLLKQLRLDHLLVRQVAAVSIGIKGEQVLTDINYEEDVSIDTDFNLVACQDGTIVELQGAAEGNPMKANLILEVLRQGLPAIAQICRLQLEAIQ from the coding sequence ATGACCCCTATTATGAGACAAGATGGCAGAAAACCGCAAGACCTAAGATCTATTACTTTTCAAAAACGTTTTATCGAACACCATCCCGGCAGTGTATTGGTTTGCTACGGTAAAACAAAGGTCGTGGTCACAGCCACAATTTCTAATCAATTGCCCCAACATCGGAAAGAAATTGGCAAAGGCTGGCTTTCTGCGGAATACGGTATGTTGCCCGGCTCGACGCACGACAGAAAATCCCGTCCGGGTCCTAAGGGTCCTGACGGCAGGTCCATCGAAATTCAGCGTCTCATTGGTCGCGCTTTAAGACAAGCCGTTGACATTGACCAACTTGGTCCAAGGGCCATCACGGTCGATTGCGATGTCCTCCAGGCAGACGGCGGCACCCGAACGGCAGCCATTACCGGCGGTTGGGTGGCAATTGCATTGCTCTTAAAGCAGCTCAGACTTGATCATCTGTTAGTGCGACAAGTGGCAGCTGTATCTATTGGTATTAAAGGCGAGCAAGTTTTAACAGACATTAACTACGAAGAAGATGTGTCTATCGATACCGACTTCAATCTGGTTGCCTGTCAGGATGGGACAATTGTCGAACTACAAGGCGCAGCAGAGGGCAACCCAATGAAAGCTAACCTAATCCTTGAAGTCTTACGCCAAGGGCTCCCTGCAATCGCACAAATTTGCAGACTTCAACTTGAAGCCATTCAGTAA